A single window of Sphingobacterium sp. ML3W DNA harbors:
- a CDS encoding RagB/SusD family nutrient uptake outer membrane protein: MKDLKNYLILCFAVILTGCGKDFLDVKRTSGQVVPKTSKDCLAILGRENMYYTSSDLAYLGADEYYVKNPADLVAGSQYTPFHQYAYTWQDNPYGSLRNIKDWDLAYERIMYANLALDVESAASGQGETANRDRVKVSARFHRAWNFYQLAQLFCRPYHEPTAGQDPGLPLRVDYDISVRYGRSSLKEVYDRILDDLKEAENIRIVDDINPYMPGTTAVQALLAKVYLQQGKFDMALRYADIVLKKRSTLVDYNNLTGSITDIYGSYFEPYGKNNPSIIFYSAAAVGGIIMPTRQNIDTLFTRSIEQQDLRGEIYFFTRPDGTKVYSGSYCGYGGNEFFTGLSVEEMLLIRAECSARAGSEKNALDDINLLRKNRFSHSSYRNLELGEIDDLLAYILGERKKELFMRGSRWEDARRLNQEGRYLVSFSRMLDGVRYELAPGEKKWVWPIPQSEIDANGIEQNQR, from the coding sequence ATGAAAGATTTAAAAAACTATTTGATTTTATGCTTTGCCGTTATTTTGACAGGTTGCGGCAAAGATTTTCTGGATGTCAAGCGTACATCCGGTCAGGTCGTTCCAAAGACGTCCAAAGATTGTCTGGCGATCCTGGGCCGGGAAAACATGTATTATACTTCAAGCGATCTGGCTTATCTTGGAGCGGACGAATATTATGTCAAAAATCCCGCAGATCTTGTGGCGGGCTCACAGTACACACCGTTTCACCAGTATGCCTATACCTGGCAGGACAATCCCTATGGCTCCCTGCGGAATATCAAAGATTGGGATCTAGCGTACGAAAGGATCATGTACGCCAATCTTGCCCTGGATGTCGAGTCTGCAGCTTCCGGACAGGGAGAAACGGCCAATCGGGACAGGGTAAAGGTCAGTGCCCGTTTCCACCGGGCATGGAACTTTTATCAGCTGGCGCAGCTATTCTGCAGACCATATCATGAACCTACCGCTGGACAGGATCCCGGTCTGCCCTTACGGGTGGACTATGATATTTCTGTCAGATACGGCCGCTCTTCACTGAAGGAGGTTTACGACCGGATACTGGATGACCTAAAAGAAGCCGAGAATATTCGGATAGTAGACGACATCAATCCCTATATGCCGGGCACCACAGCCGTGCAGGCACTTCTGGCGAAGGTCTATCTCCAGCAGGGAAAATTTGATATGGCACTCAGATATGCAGACATCGTTCTCAAAAAAAGAAGTACGCTAGTGGATTACAATAACTTAACAGGTTCAATAACGGATATCTATGGAAGCTATTTTGAGCCTTATGGGAAGAACAACCCGTCGATTATTTTCTATTCCGCAGCTGCCGTTGGAGGGATCATCATGCCGACCAGACAAAATATAGATACACTTTTCACCAGGTCAATTGAACAGCAGGATCTTAGGGGGGAAATATATTTTTTCACACGGCCAGATGGAACAAAGGTATATTCCGGTTCTTATTGTGGTTATGGAGGTAATGAATTCTTCACGGGACTCAGCGTAGAGGAAATGCTGCTTATCCGTGCAGAATGCTCCGCCCGCGCCGGATCGGAAAAGAATGCCCTGGATGACATCAACCTTTTGCGAAAGAATAGATTCAGCCACAGCTCTTACAGGAACCTTGAACTTGGGGAGATTGATGATCTATTAGCGTATATTCTTGGCGAAAGAAAAAAGGAACTTTTTATGCGGGGGAGTAGGTGGGAAGATGCCCGAAGGTTGAACCAAGAAGGGAGATATTTGGTTTCTTTTTCCAGGATGCTGGACGGGGTACGATATGAACTTGCACCCGGCGAAAAAAAGTGGGTCTGGCCTATTCCGCAGTCAGAAATTGACGCAAATGGAATCGAGCAGAACCAGAGATAG
- a CDS encoding TlpA family protein disulfide reductase, with the protein MFSLSAQSPHQDSGADGQMSKKIERQNIPYFVEIENKDNIRAQILHFNPDANLMKYPLFEYNVIKGRISPLEIGKMVPDDIMDLPMRIVNDVYDRDSVTLRELSMDRMLVLDFWATWCAPCLESMDKWKELGPKYDSQVQSVGLMLDFDYKAELTARKKGWTSPQLVGPEVYLLNAYFCGTSVTGPSAWIKNGILVGITDATVDVEPILTKMAAGEITAIPEKDMWKSPF; encoded by the coding sequence ATGTTTAGTTTATCAGCTCAGTCGCCCCACCAGGACAGCGGGGCTGATGGGCAAATGTCCAAAAAGATAGAACGACAAAATATCCCCTATTTTGTCGAAATTGAAAACAAGGATAATATCCGTGCTCAGATTTTGCATTTTAATCCAGACGCCAATCTGATGAAGTACCCTTTGTTTGAATACAATGTAATTAAGGGCCGGATATCTCCACTTGAAATAGGAAAAATGGTTCCAGACGATATCATGGACCTTCCCATGCGTATAGTGAACGATGTATATGACAGGGATAGTGTCACATTACGAGAGCTTTCCATGGATAGGATGCTTGTTTTGGATTTTTGGGCTACATGGTGCGCGCCATGTCTTGAATCTATGGATAAGTGGAAAGAGCTTGGGCCAAAGTATGATAGTCAAGTTCAGTCTGTCGGCCTCATGCTGGACTTTGATTATAAGGCCGAGCTCACTGCCAGAAAAAAGGGTTGGACTTCGCCACAGCTTGTAGGTCCTGAGGTGTACCTGCTAAATGCATATTTCTGTGGTACATCTGTTACAGGCCCCTCGGCCTGGATAAAAAATGGAATCTTGGTCGGTATTACCGATGCAACAGTAGATGTGGAACCTATCCTCACGAAAATGGCGGCGGGTGAAATTACGGCCATTCCCGAGAAGGATATGTGGAAATCACCATTTTAA
- a CDS encoding MauE/DoxX family redox-associated membrane protein, whose amino-acid sequence MKKNSYIFIVVQYSFILLWGSSATLKLLNISETKQELLLQPFPIWMCDILWWLLPVLHIALVLVLLYRPAVSLGIKLSTMLITMYTLYLLIGVTKLMGSTPCTCAGLWPTNNHWLHIILNSIFIILGILYWILAHKSHNGKDVNFELGRREDVILS is encoded by the coding sequence ATGAAAAAGAACAGTTACATATTTATAGTCGTGCAATACAGTTTTATCCTGCTATGGGGAAGTTCGGCAACCTTAAAGCTATTGAACATCTCCGAGACCAAACAAGAATTACTTTTGCAACCCTTTCCAATCTGGATGTGCGATATCCTATGGTGGTTGTTGCCAGTATTACACATCGCACTAGTACTTGTGCTACTATATAGACCAGCAGTTAGTTTGGGAATTAAACTTTCGACAATGCTAATCACCATGTACACTCTTTACTTACTAATTGGGGTAACTAAACTGATGGGTTCCACCCCTTGTACCTGTGCAGGGCTGTGGCCGACAAACAATCATTGGTTACATATTATACTTAACAGTATATTTATAATTCTAGGCATATTATATTGGATATTGGCCCATAAAAGCCATAACGGAAAAGACGTTAATTTCGAACTTGGTAGAAGGGAGGATGTGATCTTATCTTAA
- a CDS encoding SusC/RagA family TonB-linked outer membrane protein, with protein MKERLTITILLLFSLFTVNAQISGYVRDENSTPLYDATLKLKKSGILTKTDKNGYFSFGNAGLPDTLSISFMGYSSQNIGVNSGTSTLTIALEKISNTIDEVQVVNTGFYTIPKERATGSFTVIDNKLMNRSVGGNILQRLDGIAPGVQFVTPGGTKASDIRVRGLATIQSDASPLIVVDNFPYDGDISSINPNDIDNITILKDGAAASIWGARAGNGVIVITTKKGQYGQKGQLSINSNLTIGQKPGLLYGRNRLPSETVMAIEKEKYEKGGYYLENAQQTPFPEYVEMLIALDKGTLSRAEFERKEAILKNTEVRSEAMKYLYRPAMYQQYALNARGGGENFTYYVSGGYDKNRLSEIGGANDRINLNLQNTFRPFRKLELSTALWYSRQNNQNNQLTLDDLKGNATNVGLSPYTRLADENGNPAAVIKEYRQVYVGQAEVNGLLGWQYRPLEERGLMDKRGNSDELRANLGLRYDFLPHFNISASYQYIRGNSSSTAEYDKDSYYARNIVNRFTQADGTQIIPYGGVFRELSSTFSGSHSARTQLNYSQSLGREHEITVLTGAEVREMIQASNPGYTLYNYDPDLLIGDNNYNYTENYKTRPSGRSRLLAPLSAKQQFTDRYLSYFGNASYTYKTRYILSGSLRWDGSNLFGVKTNQKGTPLWSAGASWDLTKESWFKVSKMDYLRLRATYGIAGNVNKNVSSLPTIDHSATGENTGLPRAIVRSIGNPSLRWEQVKTFNLGLDTRLLDNRISVSADYYIKNANDLIGARVVPPSTGIYPESFAEKSNLINYADLKTKGMDIQLSSRNILGAFNWNSTLLFNIVHNEVTGYSANNNIGLYNYLLPPSFPVVGKSKDVLFALPRYSLDPGDGTVMMFLDGKRTRNGVDYFNSLSPRDLIAAGVTVPTVYGSLRNEIRWKNMSLSFLISWKMGHVFRRSTTVPEGEYRLQYHMDYLNRWQNPGDERWTDIPATSGDPSDNLYAMFEQYENFVPSGSHVRLQDVSFSYDLPVTMLPGSVFKHVQLYGYARNLGILWKANRYGLDPDFPIADYVAPKSFAFGLRLDF; from the coding sequence ATGAAAGAACGTTTAACCATCACCATCCTATTGTTATTTTCCCTCTTTACTGTAAATGCCCAAATTTCGGGATATGTAAGGGATGAAAACAGTACACCACTGTACGATGCAACACTGAAATTAAAAAAGTCAGGTATTTTGACAAAGACAGACAAAAACGGTTACTTTTCTTTTGGCAATGCGGGACTACCGGACACCCTGTCCATCAGTTTTATGGGGTACAGCAGCCAGAATATAGGAGTTAATTCGGGTACCAGCACCCTGACTATTGCTCTAGAAAAAATCAGTAATACAATTGACGAAGTTCAGGTTGTCAATACCGGATTCTACACGATTCCAAAAGAAAGGGCTACGGGGTCTTTTACTGTCATTGACAATAAACTGATGAACCGTTCTGTGGGTGGAAATATCCTTCAGCGGCTTGACGGCATCGCTCCCGGTGTCCAGTTTGTTACGCCGGGCGGGACCAAAGCATCAGATATCCGTGTAAGGGGACTTGCGACCATACAGTCCGATGCAAGCCCGCTTATTGTTGTGGACAACTTTCCCTACGACGGTGATATCAGCTCCATAAATCCGAATGATATTGATAACATCACGATCCTGAAAGATGGTGCAGCAGCTTCAATATGGGGAGCACGTGCAGGAAATGGTGTGATCGTGATCACGACAAAAAAAGGACAATATGGACAGAAAGGTCAGCTCTCTATCAATAGTAACCTGACCATCGGACAGAAGCCCGGCCTGCTATATGGACGAAACCGTCTCCCATCTGAGACTGTCATGGCGATTGAAAAAGAAAAATACGAAAAGGGCGGATATTATCTGGAAAATGCCCAGCAGACTCCGTTCCCTGAGTATGTGGAAATGCTGATCGCGCTGGATAAAGGGACACTCAGTCGCGCAGAGTTTGAGAGAAAGGAAGCCATTCTAAAAAATACGGAAGTCCGCAGCGAAGCGATGAAATACCTTTACCGACCCGCCATGTACCAGCAATATGCGCTGAATGCCAGAGGTGGAGGAGAGAATTTCACCTATTATGTCTCCGGAGGATATGACAAAAACCGCTTGAGCGAAATCGGAGGTGCTAACGATAGAATAAACCTGAACCTACAGAATACGTTCAGGCCATTTCGCAAGCTGGAACTTTCTACGGCGTTATGGTACAGCAGACAGAATAATCAGAATAACCAGCTCACATTGGACGACCTTAAGGGAAACGCCACAAATGTCGGTCTTTCCCCCTACACGAGATTAGCGGATGAAAACGGAAATCCTGCAGCTGTCATCAAAGAATACAGGCAGGTCTATGTGGGTCAGGCAGAGGTTAATGGCCTACTGGGATGGCAATACCGCCCGCTGGAGGAACGTGGGCTTATGGACAAGCGGGGCAATAGCGATGAGCTCAGGGCAAACCTGGGACTGAGGTACGATTTTCTCCCGCATTTCAACATCAGCGCAAGCTATCAATATATCAGGGGAAACTCATCTAGTACGGCCGAGTATGATAAGGATAGCTATTATGCGCGCAATATCGTCAACCGCTTCACGCAGGCCGACGGCACGCAGATCATCCCCTATGGGGGTGTATTCCGTGAACTGTCGTCCACTTTCTCGGGGAGCCATTCTGCCCGCACGCAGCTGAACTATTCGCAGAGTCTTGGTAGAGAACATGAGATAACGGTGCTGACGGGAGCTGAGGTCAGGGAAATGATACAGGCATCAAACCCAGGCTATACCTTGTACAATTATGACCCAGATCTGTTGATAGGAGACAACAATTACAACTATACCGAAAATTATAAAACACGTCCCAGCGGCAGGTCAAGACTCCTGGCCCCTCTTTCTGCAAAACAGCAGTTTACAGACCGTTACCTGTCCTATTTTGGAAATGCAAGCTACACCTATAAAACCAGGTATATTCTTTCCGGTTCACTCCGATGGGACGGGTCAAACCTGTTCGGGGTGAAAACAAACCAGAAAGGAACTCCGTTATGGTCGGCGGGTGCAAGTTGGGATCTTACAAAAGAATCCTGGTTCAAAGTTTCGAAAATGGATTATCTGCGCCTGAGGGCCACATATGGCATTGCCGGAAACGTCAATAAAAATGTAAGTTCCCTGCCTACTATCGACCATTCCGCTACGGGTGAAAACACCGGGCTTCCACGGGCCATTGTGCGGAGTATCGGAAATCCGTCCCTGCGCTGGGAACAGGTGAAAACATTTAATCTGGGTCTGGATACCCGATTACTCGATAATCGTATTTCGGTAAGCGCCGATTATTACATAAAAAACGCAAATGACCTGATCGGAGCCAGGGTTGTGCCCCCGAGTACCGGAATCTATCCGGAAAGTTTCGCTGAAAAATCAAACCTGATCAACTATGCGGACCTGAAAACAAAAGGAATGGACATCCAGCTCAGCAGTCGGAATATCCTTGGAGCTTTTAACTGGAACAGTACGCTCCTTTTCAACATTGTCCACAATGAGGTCACCGGGTATTCAGCAAATAATAATATCGGATTATACAATTATCTGCTTCCTCCTTCTTTTCCTGTGGTCGGTAAGAGCAAGGATGTTCTATTTGCACTGCCCCGATACTCGCTCGATCCCGGTGATGGCACAGTAATGATGTTCCTTGACGGGAAGCGCACCAGAAACGGCGTTGATTATTTTAACAGCCTTTCGCCCCGAGATCTCATCGCCGCGGGGGTCACGGTCCCGACCGTCTATGGTTCTTTACGCAATGAGATCAGATGGAAGAACATGAGCCTTTCTTTCCTTATTTCATGGAAAATGGGACATGTATTCCGGCGTTCGACAACCGTTCCCGAAGGAGAATACAGGCTTCAGTATCATATGGATTACCTGAACCGGTGGCAGAATCCAGGGGATGAACGCTGGACAGATATTCCGGCAACATCCGGGGATCCGTCGGATAATCTGTACGCCATGTTTGAGCAATATGAAAATTTTGTGCCCAGCGGCAGCCATGTGCGGCTGCAGGACGTCAGCTTTTCCTATGATCTTCCGGTAACTATGTTACCAGGATCGGTATTTAAGCATGTACAGCTTTATGGATATGCCCGTAATCTGGGTATTCTCTGGAAAGCGAACCGTTACGGCCTGGACCCGGATTTTCCCATTGCGGATTATGTGGCGCCAAAAAGCTTTGCATTTGGACTTAGGTTGGACTTTTGA